From the genome of Pirellulales bacterium:
GATGGGGGCATCGAGAAACGGGATAATGTCCGGATCGTAGTTGGCGACGGTATTCACGTCATAGACGGCGTGATTCTTCGCGTCGTCCATATATTCGTTCGACTCGAGTCCCGACATGAATCGCCAACCACTGTCGACGTCATTATCCGGCTGCTCGCGATACATGAAGGCAACCTTACGCCCGTCGACGGTGATCATATCCGTCGCAATGCAGGCGCCGCGACCGCATGCCAAGGGCTTAATTTGATCGGCGGAAAGCTTGAATTTCTTGCTACGCGGATCTGTCATCACTTCACCTGCCCTTGATCGCGCCTTACTTCCCCTCAATCGCCCCCAGCAACCCCGCGACATACTCTCCCACGTCGCGAATCACCTCGGCTCGTGGCCGTTCGGCCGCCTGCGCAATCCGCCGCACGATGGCCGACCCGACGATCAATCCATCGCAAGACGGTGCCAGC
Proteins encoded in this window:
- a CDS encoding DUF2185 domain-containing protein, producing the protein MTDPRSKKFKLSADQIKPLACGRGACIATDMITVDGRKVAFMYREQPDNDVDSGWRFMSGLESNEYMDDAKNHAVYDVNTVANYDPDIIPFLDAPIGSAFERNGGVGPLAEVDDFAPPTD